In one Sphingobacterium daejeonense genomic region, the following are encoded:
- a CDS encoding helix-turn-helix domain-containing protein, whose translation MDYKKTVGEILRAKREEKGLLLRQVAALLEMDTAILSKIERGQRNINKEQVFKLADILGIEREELLIQYLSEKIAIELKDESLADKTLRVAEKKIKYMSQTK comes from the coding sequence ATGGATTATAAAAAAACAGTTGGAGAAATATTACGTGCTAAACGAGAGGAGAAAGGGCTTCTCTTAAGGCAAGTTGCTGCTTTGCTCGAAATGGATACAGCAATTCTGAGTAAAATTGAAAGAGGGCAAAGAAATATCAATAAGGAACAGGTTTTTAAACTCGCAGATATTTTGGGCATAGAACGAGAAGAATTACTTATTCAATACCTCAGTGAGAAAATTGCAATTGAGCTAAAAGACGAATCGTTGGCGGATAAAACTCTTAGAGTTGCCGAAAAGAAGATAAAGTATATGTCACAAACTAAATAA
- a CDS encoding SulP family inorganic anion transporter: MQKVINLFDFRQKINYKNEILAGLAVAMTMIPESLSFAILAGLSPLTGLYAAFLMGIVTAILGGRPGMVSGGAGATVVVLIALAASHGVEYLFAAVIMAGIMQFLVGVFKLGKFVRLIPQPVMYGFLNGLAVIIFMAQVAQFKVVENGIEGWMQGSALYLMVGLTLLTIAIVFILPKFTKAVPASLVAIIVVFAIVYFFGIDTKKVIDIASVGGSLPSFHIPGIPFNLETLKIIFPYALVMAGVGLIESLLTLNMVDEITGTKGQSNREAAAQGIANITNGFFGGMGGCAMVAQTLVNIGAGGRARLSAIVGALAILLIILVAGPVIEQIPMAALVGVMMMVAIGTFEWVSFRIINKMPRHDIFIGMLVAVITVLLHNLALAVLIGVVISALVFAWESAKRIRARKYVDEDGVKHYEIFGPLFFGSTTAFIEKFDVVSDPNEVVIDFKESKVVDMSAIEALNKITEKYHKEGKRLHLRHLSQDCRQLLKNAETVIDVNIIEDPTYKVMTNK; the protein is encoded by the coding sequence ATGCAGAAAGTTATTAATCTGTTTGATTTCAGACAGAAAATTAATTACAAGAATGAAATTCTTGCAGGTCTGGCAGTAGCTATGACCATGATCCCAGAGTCTTTATCGTTTGCTATTTTAGCTGGTCTCTCACCATTAACAGGTCTATATGCAGCTTTTTTAATGGGTATTGTAACCGCAATCCTAGGAGGCAGACCCGGAATGGTTTCCGGAGGTGCCGGAGCGACTGTTGTCGTGCTTATTGCACTGGCAGCATCACATGGGGTGGAATATCTTTTTGCCGCTGTTATAATGGCAGGTATAATGCAATTTTTAGTAGGAGTTTTCAAACTTGGTAAATTTGTGCGTTTAATCCCACAACCGGTAATGTATGGTTTTTTGAACGGTCTTGCAGTAATCATTTTCATGGCACAGGTAGCTCAATTTAAAGTCGTAGAAAACGGGATTGAAGGTTGGATGCAGGGTTCTGCACTCTATTTAATGGTAGGATTGACATTGTTAACCATAGCAATTGTATTTATATTACCTAAGTTTACCAAGGCTGTTCCTGCGTCCTTAGTTGCGATAATAGTTGTATTCGCTATCGTATACTTTTTCGGCATCGATACTAAAAAAGTAATTGATATAGCTTCTGTAGGTGGTTCACTACCATCATTTCATATTCCGGGAATTCCATTTAATCTGGAAACCCTGAAAATTATTTTCCCGTATGCCTTAGTAATGGCAGGTGTTGGACTGATTGAAAGCTTATTAACACTGAATATGGTTGATGAAATAACCGGTACAAAAGGACAATCCAACCGTGAGGCTGCCGCACAGGGCATAGCCAATATCACAAATGGCTTCTTTGGAGGAATGGGTGGATGTGCAATGGTTGCTCAAACATTGGTTAATATCGGAGCTGGAGGAAGAGCCCGACTTTCTGCAATAGTGGGAGCGCTTGCGATCTTATTGATCATTTTAGTGGCAGGCCCTGTAATCGAACAAATACCTATGGCTGCCTTAGTCGGTGTAATGATGATGGTAGCTATAGGAACCTTTGAATGGGTAAGTTTCCGTATTATCAATAAAATGCCTCGACACGACATTTTTATTGGTATGCTTGTAGCAGTTATCACCGTATTATTACACAACTTAGCTTTGGCGGTTTTAATAGGTGTGGTTATCTCAGCCCTGGTGTTTGCCTGGGAAAGTGCCAAACGTATCCGTGCAAGAAAATATGTAGATGAAGATGGTGTAAAACATTACGAAATTTTTGGTCCGCTCTTCTTTGGTTCTACTACTGCATTTATAGAAAAATTTGATGTTGTAAGCGATCCGAACGAGGTAGTAATTGATTTTAAAGAAAGTAAAGTAGTAGATATGTCTGCCATTGAAGCCCTAAATAAAATTACAGAGAAGTATCACAAGGAAGGTAAAAGACTACATTTACGTCATTTAAGTCAAGATTGTAGGCAATTACTTAAAAATGCTGAAACAGTTATTGATGTGAATATTATCGAAGATCCTACCTACAAAGTAATGACTAATAAGTAA
- a CDS encoding IS110 family transposase codes for MKVLLKQTVGIDVAQNELVVSLGKMDEQINIEVYDYKVFPNTKKGFSSLVSWVNKQTSNTTEVRYVMEATGVYHESLAYYLCSIQKQVSIILPNKISNYAKTLDIKTITDKSASQAIARFGLERKLEVWLPPLKIFNDLRQLCREREQLVHERTMLKNQLHAERTSATSSENSVQRTKKRIALIDLQEKEIREEIAILIKGDQTLVEKIKMVSSIPGIGNLTAVTIIAETNGFELIKNKRQLVSYAGLDVREKTSGTSVKSKPRISKRGNRNIRKVMHFPALAEIRTDERFRDIFLRIVSRHGIKMKAIVAIQRKLLELTFILWKNNSYYNSEHQYQIIPFQEVAM; via the coding sequence ATGAAGGTATTATTAAAGCAGACAGTAGGAATTGATGTTGCACAAAATGAATTAGTTGTATCGCTTGGTAAAATGGATGAGCAGATCAACATAGAAGTTTATGACTACAAAGTATTTCCCAATACTAAAAAAGGATTTTCAAGCCTTGTATCATGGGTAAATAAGCAGACTTCAAATACAACAGAGGTACGGTACGTAATGGAAGCAACAGGAGTGTACCATGAATCCTTGGCATATTATTTATGTAGTATTCAAAAACAAGTCAGTATCATTTTACCAAACAAAATCAGTAATTATGCGAAAACACTTGATATAAAAACCATAACTGATAAGAGTGCTTCACAAGCCATTGCGAGATTTGGTTTGGAAAGGAAGTTGGAAGTTTGGCTACCTCCTTTAAAAATATTTAATGATCTGAGACAGCTTTGTCGGGAACGTGAGCAGTTGGTACATGAGAGAACAATGTTAAAAAATCAACTACATGCAGAACGTACTTCTGCAACATCAAGTGAAAACTCAGTGCAACGAACTAAAAAAAGAATTGCTCTTATTGATTTACAGGAAAAAGAGATAAGGGAGGAAATTGCTATACTTATCAAAGGAGATCAAACTCTAGTGGAAAAGATCAAAATGGTATCTTCTATTCCCGGAATTGGAAATCTAACTGCTGTAACGATTATAGCAGAAACCAACGGATTTGAGTTAATAAAGAATAAAAGACAGTTGGTCAGTTATGCAGGATTAGATGTAAGAGAAAAGACATCTGGAACCTCAGTGAAATCCAAACCTCGAATCTCCAAGCGGGGTAATAGGAATATAAGAAAGGTAATGCACTTTCCAGCATTAGCTGAAATTAGGACTGATGAAAGGTTCAGAGATATTTTCTTAAGAATAGTTTCAAGGCATGGTATCAAAATGAAGGCTATAGTTGCCATCCAAAGAAAACTGCTAGAATTGACTTTTATATTATGGAAAAACAATTCTTATTATAATTCAGAACACCAGTATCAAATCATTCCTTTTCAGGAAGTAGCGATGTAA
- a CDS encoding argonaute/piwi family protein, translated as MKLRYIEEPSLQFGLGHQICPKSGIYNFNPFDIDQVRPEKITIGVVGKSDSVDAVLEWIESCKTHIDGKQSKTPHPNLFLNFCGFNKSIGFKCEINYDDTYLRKLNNSDLEKIVKKSNSLETIIAEITELYLAEIKFLSKNKKPDVILCALPENLMKHITEAKAKASGEDEEETEVHERDFDEDEVSSKEQNFRRNLKAKAMQYNVPIQIIRDRVAKPTKEMQDPATVAWNFFTALYYKASGTPWALIRKDTAETTCYAGISFFKSRDRSSTQTSIAQIFNELGKGVILRGEEITLKKNDRTPHLSEEQAFNLLKQSLTEYYEAVKIFPKRLVIHKTSNFSEDEVYGFTQAARDLHINQVDLVSIQTSDLRLYRNGNYPPMRGTHFAMSYKHHLLYTRGSVPYYETYPGRYIPRAIEIKLAQHDESPNIICDEILALTKMNWNNTQFDRQMPITIECARNVGEILKYLNQEDSMQLKYSFYM; from the coding sequence ATGAAATTAAGATATATAGAAGAACCATCATTACAATTTGGCTTAGGACATCAGATTTGTCCTAAAAGTGGCATTTACAATTTTAATCCATTTGATATTGATCAAGTTAGACCTGAAAAAATCACCATTGGAGTAGTTGGAAAATCTGACAGTGTTGATGCAGTTTTAGAATGGATAGAATCATGCAAAACCCATATTGATGGAAAACAAAGTAAAACCCCACATCCCAACCTTTTTCTAAATTTTTGCGGTTTCAATAAAAGTATAGGCTTTAAGTGCGAGATCAATTATGATGATACATACCTAAGAAAGTTAAATAACTCTGATTTAGAGAAAATCGTCAAGAAAAGCAACTCCCTGGAAACGATAATTGCAGAAATTACAGAACTCTATTTAGCTGAAATCAAATTCTTATCTAAAAACAAAAAACCAGATGTAATTCTTTGCGCTTTGCCTGAAAATTTAATGAAACATATTACCGAAGCTAAGGCAAAAGCTTCTGGTGAAGATGAAGAAGAAACTGAAGTTCATGAACGTGATTTTGATGAAGATGAGGTTTCTTCAAAAGAACAGAATTTCAGGAGAAATCTTAAAGCAAAGGCAATGCAATATAATGTGCCTATCCAAATCATTAGGGATAGAGTTGCAAAACCAACCAAAGAGATGCAAGATCCTGCAACGGTTGCTTGGAATTTTTTTACAGCATTATACTATAAAGCTTCAGGAACGCCTTGGGCATTGATCAGAAAAGACACTGCTGAAACTACTTGTTATGCCGGTATAAGCTTCTTTAAAAGTAGAGATAGAAGCTCAACACAAACAAGTATTGCCCAAATATTTAATGAGTTAGGGAAAGGTGTCATTTTAAGAGGTGAGGAAATTACTTTGAAAAAAAACGATAGAACACCACATCTAAGTGAAGAACAAGCATTCAATCTTCTAAAGCAGTCCCTAACTGAATATTATGAAGCCGTAAAAATTTTTCCGAAAAGACTAGTAATCCATAAGACCTCTAACTTCAGTGAAGATGAAGTTTACGGGTTTACCCAAGCAGCTCGTGATTTGCATATAAATCAAGTTGACTTAGTTTCTATACAAACATCTGATTTAAGATTATACAGGAATGGCAATTATCCGCCGATGAGGGGAACACATTTCGCTATGAGTTATAAACACCACTTGCTATATACAAGAGGATCTGTGCCGTACTACGAAACGTATCCAGGTAGATATATCCCTCGAGCCATTGAAATAAAATTAGCACAACATGATGAATCTCCAAACATCATTTGCGATGAAATCCTTGCATTAACCAAAATGAATTGGAATAATACACAATTTGATAGGCAGATGCCTATTACAATTGAATGTGCGAGAAATGTTGGAGAAATATTAAAATATTTGAACCAAGAAGATAGTATGCAGCTTAAATACAGCTTTTATATGTAG
- a CDS encoding SMEK domain-containing protein yields the protein MNRIEYINKITTCAARFVHEVEGFNAIGNYHINIHAENFLVPLLNEVFGLELENLNSTKKKNFPAIDLADFKNRVAFQITSTSSLDKIRTTLETFSKYDLQNEFDVLYLYILTEKKPQYNDAKLKDVIPDSFGFESSDHIIDKDVILQKINAISSTPKIQAISKLYEHEFSDIQIEQRQLKFENGYLNNEPEDISPNMVKISFPKVLYKAELFINEEAILENLNDYLESIGKRKVKKLKPNTLVKKALKQNKVYFEDWILHEKCIYTFRDLSKNNEPLRKIIDAGTITTLDCKDFYEQDEASNKVFKNLLRKSLIQLCYYKGIEFFPPRGIFRFANSRPPKAKQIRWKGKKESTKTVIFEMTNKKEGHIICYRHLAFKASFLNFEIDWYLVINPTWSFTNPGGYRESRFESAYMAGIKRLENNNSVYNYFRFFAYYLSYTDLFVTEYPYLQTSKNEPLSLSPSLDEQKWIPVKIVEETSEFTPTEISLDNELTNSIFSDQ from the coding sequence TTGAACAGGATTGAATACATCAACAAGATCACTACTTGTGCAGCGAGATTTGTCCACGAAGTGGAAGGGTTTAATGCAATAGGAAATTATCATATTAATATCCATGCAGAGAATTTTTTGGTACCGTTATTAAATGAGGTTTTCGGGTTGGAACTTGAAAATCTTAATTCTACAAAAAAGAAAAATTTTCCAGCAATTGATCTGGCCGACTTTAAGAATAGGGTGGCTTTTCAAATTACGTCAACATCTTCTCTTGATAAAATTAGGACTACGCTCGAAACATTCTCAAAGTATGACCTACAAAATGAGTTTGATGTACTCTACTTATATATTCTCACAGAAAAGAAGCCGCAATACAATGATGCAAAACTGAAAGATGTAATACCCGATAGTTTTGGGTTTGAGTCAAGTGACCATATTATAGACAAGGACGTTATTCTTCAGAAAATAAATGCTATAAGCTCAACGCCCAAAATTCAAGCGATTTCTAAATTATACGAGCATGAGTTTTCGGATATACAGATTGAACAGCGCCAGCTTAAGTTCGAAAATGGATACTTGAATAACGAGCCAGAAGATATTTCGCCTAACATGGTTAAAATATCATTTCCGAAGGTTTTGTATAAGGCAGAATTGTTTATTAATGAAGAAGCTATCCTCGAAAATCTAAACGATTATTTGGAGAGTATTGGAAAAAGGAAAGTGAAAAAGTTGAAGCCAAACACACTGGTCAAAAAGGCTTTAAAACAAAATAAAGTATATTTTGAAGACTGGATTTTACATGAAAAGTGTATTTATACTTTTCGGGATTTATCTAAAAACAACGAACCATTGAGAAAAATTATAGATGCTGGCACAATAACTACTTTGGATTGTAAAGACTTCTACGAACAAGATGAAGCGAGTAACAAAGTATTCAAAAACCTTTTAAGAAAATCTCTGATCCAACTTTGCTATTATAAAGGAATAGAATTCTTCCCGCCAAGAGGAATTTTCAGATTTGCCAATTCAAGACCTCCTAAAGCAAAGCAAATTAGATGGAAGGGTAAAAAAGAGTCTACCAAGACAGTAATATTCGAAATGACAAATAAGAAGGAGGGGCACATAATCTGTTATAGACACTTAGCATTCAAAGCATCTTTTTTAAATTTTGAAATAGATTGGTATTTGGTCATAAATCCAACATGGAGCTTTACAAATCCGGGTGGATATAGGGAAAGTCGATTTGAATCAGCATATATGGCAGGAATAAAACGACTTGAGAATAACAATTCTGTTTACAATTACTTTAGATTCTTTGCGTACTACTTATCTTATACGGACCTGTTTGTTACTGAATATCCATACCTGCAGACCTCGAAAAATGAGCCATTAAGTTTATCTCCCAGCCTAGATGAACAAAAATGGATACCCGTTAAAATCGTTGAAGAAACATCTGAGTTTACTCCAACGGAAATAAGCCTTGATAACGAATTAACCAACTCAATTTTTTCTGATCAATGA
- a CDS encoding pPIWI-associating nuclease domain-containing protein: protein MEKAEKIKQLLSNQFELDLFEASIASLNDRTNKLRFNNFACSIRELSRHFLYNLAPEERVKNCVWFSPETADGKPTRNQRIKYAVQGGIDDTFLDRWGFEVDELKDMIKDVKETINTLSKYTHINPEVFNISDSEIERMSQDVLNSFISLVETIENYREDLKQFLDGHIEEHMVSSVVTNFFENVDRLAPHHSLEYSEVSEYHISEINEYEIVVDVFGDLHVILEYGSNKERREGDGLDLPETFPFETKIRYQIEEDFPSSKFEVDDYDVDTSSWYGDDDDEI, encoded by the coding sequence ATGGAGAAAGCCGAAAAAATAAAACAATTACTATCCAACCAATTTGAGTTGGATTTATTTGAAGCTTCAATTGCTAGCTTAAATGATCGAACAAACAAACTTCGCTTTAATAATTTTGCATGCTCTATAAGGGAGTTGTCACGACATTTTTTATATAACCTTGCTCCGGAAGAACGTGTGAAAAATTGTGTTTGGTTTAGCCCCGAAACTGCAGACGGAAAACCTACAAGAAACCAAAGAATTAAATACGCAGTCCAAGGTGGAATAGACGACACTTTTTTAGATCGTTGGGGATTTGAGGTTGACGAACTCAAAGACATGATAAAGGATGTAAAAGAAACAATCAATACTTTAAGCAAGTATACCCATATTAATCCTGAGGTGTTTAATATTAGCGATTCTGAAATTGAGCGTATGAGCCAAGATGTACTTAACTCTTTTATTAGTTTGGTAGAAACAATTGAGAACTATCGTGAAGATCTTAAACAATTCCTTGATGGACATATCGAAGAGCATATGGTATCATCCGTTGTAACTAATTTTTTTGAGAATGTTGATCGACTTGCACCTCACCATTCACTGGAATATAGTGAAGTGTCAGAATATCATATTTCAGAAATTAATGAATATGAAATTGTAGTGGACGTCTTTGGAGATTTACATGTGATTCTTGAATATGGGTCTAATAAAGAAAGACGTGAAGGTGATGGATTAGACTTGCCAGAAACATTCCCTTTTGAAACGAAGATACGCTATCAAATTGAAGAGGATTTTCCGTCCTCTAAGTTTGAGGTCGATGACTACGATGTGGATACTTCAAGTTGGTATGGAGACGATGATGATGAAATATAG